The genomic DNA CCGAACCCTTTCGTAAACTTGCCCAATATTTTTTCCTTGCGCCCCGCGGTGAGCATCGCGCCCAAAAGCCCTACGCCCAGCATCACGACGCCAGGCAGCGTCATCGTTTCGAAAAAGGCGTGCACGTTATCTGCAACGGGGATCTCGAAATACTCCGTGAGGAAATTGAACACCGCGAAAAACAGACCGACGTTGAACAGGATCCAGGTAAACGCATCGCACAGCGCGTCGAGGACACGCCCGTCGCGCAGGTCGTTGACCGCTTTGAGCGCGTACCCGACCGTGATCTGGAACAGCCCCAGCGCAAGGCAGCCCAAAAGTATCGTCAGAACGTCCGTACGGTTGCCCGACGAGGGATCGGGCAGAAAGGTGTAGAGAGAAAAGCCGAAAAGCGAGCCGAACAAAGCGCCGAATACGATGGTGAACAGCCCGCCGTACATCATTATCTTCGTCAGTTTTTTAAAACCGTTGTCGATTTTCAGCCTCGCAGACAGCAAAAACCCGCCCGCAAAGAGTAAAATACCGTAGCCGATATCCGCCATGATCAGCCCGAAAAAAATCATAAAGAACCAGAACACGACGCCGTTGGGATCGTATTCGCGGTAGTCGGGCGCGGAATACATATTTGTGACGAATTCCGCGCTTTTCGCGGGCCCGCGGTTTTTCAAAAGCGTTGGCGGCGTATCTTCCTCGGTCGGTTCGGTAAATTCCGTCACCGCGGCGGGCGTGACCGCATCGATTGCCGCGCGCACGAAATCGCATTCCTCCCGGGGCACGTAGCCGTGCAGGGTAAAGGTGCTCGCCGTCTTGAAAAAACTGTCGTACGCCTCCGCTTTTTCCAACTGCAAGGATAAATAGTCGGAAAAGATCTTCCAGTCTTTCAAGTAAGGCGCGAGCGCGCAGGCGTCCGATTTGAGCGCCTCTTCCCGCGCGTCGAAACTCTTCGTCTGCGCCGCGAGTTCTTCTATCTTTTCCGCGGCGGTTTCCGGAAAGGTAAACGCGCATTTGGAAAAGGACAATCCGTTCAAAAGGGCCGCTATTTCTTCCGCACAGTCGTTATGCGCCACAACGCATACGGCGGAAGGCTTGCCGCGCGAATAGATCGTGAGCGCTGCGGGCGATTCCGCCAGATTTTCTTCCAGTTTCGGGATCGCCGCCTCGTCGATCAGTCCGAAAAAACAGCGCGTGCATTTCGTGTCGGAAAAATCCGAAAAGCGCTCGTTCACTTCGCGGTAAGCCGAGAGTTGTTCGATGAGGTTTTTCGCCTTTACGCGTTCGGCGCGGAGCGCGGACAGTTCTTTCTCCAACGTTTCGGCTTTTTCCATCGCCGCGGTAAGTTCCGCTTCGCGCCCCGAAATCTGCATGAAATCGTCGTAGGAAAGCAAGATATCGTCCTTGAGCCCCTCGGTATTTTCGGGGAAATATTCCTGTTTTTTGCTCTCCGCGATGCGGTCGGATACGAAGGCGATGCCCTTTCGCACCCGCGAAACGCGCGACTGCAATTCCGATGAAGGGGCGTTTTCTTCTTCCCAATCGCTCAGTTCCACCCGCTGCGTTCTATGCAGTGCATCGAGCAGCGCGTCCTTTTCCGAGGCAAGTCCCGTCAGCGAGAATTTTGACATTTTTACGACAGACATCAGCCGAATAACCTCCGAAGCACCGCGTCCGCGGCCGGATCCACCCGCGTACGGCTGCGGCTTTTGAGCGCCTGCGCCGCCGCGCCGCCTTCCGCGGCAAGGCTGTCGTATGCCGCCTGCGCCCTGCGTTCGGCGTCTTTTTCGCTCTGTTCACGTTCGGCAGCCAAAAGGGCGATCGCGTCCTCTTTGACCTTTGCCGCGCGCTCGGCGCCCTCCAAAGAGATGCGTCTGCAATCGCTTGCCGCTTTCGCCACGATTTCTTCCGCCTTTTGTTCCGCGTCCAATATGGACGCGATGATCTCGTTCATACCGCTTCTCCTTTCGACTTTCCGACATACTTATGTTGTTTCGGTTTTCCGCAAAAATTCCGACTCCCTGCGAATTTTTCCGACACGCGCCGAAAAAATCCGTATATGCAAATATTATACGCCCGCTTTTAACCTTTGTCAACCGAGAGACGAAAAAAAGCGCGCCCGAAGACGCGCCTGTTTATAGCCGCGTATCGGGATAAACGTCCACGAATTTCGTGTAGCCGTACAGGCGAAGTTTGTCCTTCTGCGCGTAAAAATTCTTATTGCGCATGGAAACGAGCACGCAAACGCCCGCCTCCCGCAACGCCGCCGCTTTCTGCAAAACTTCCCTCTTTTTTTCGAGGGGCGCTTCGCGCGTGATGAGATAGGCGATCTTTTCTTCATCGCCCGCTCCGATCGGCGTTTCGTTGTTCTTCATGATATCTATGATACGTTCGAACCCGATGGAAAAACCGCAGGCGGGCGTGCTGCCGCCGCTGTATTTTCCGATCATTTCGTCGTACCTGCCGCCGCCCGCGACGGACAGTTTATACGAGGAAAGTTCTATTTCGAAGATCGGGCCCGTGTAATAGGACATACCGCGCACCAGCGTGGGATCGAATACGACCTGTCCTTTGCCCGAAAGGATATCGCGCGAAGTCGCGATGATGTCTTCGAGATTGGAGATGACGTTTTCGGGCACGACGTTTGCCCATTCGTCCCTGAAATAATCGCGGCAGGAAAAAAGGTCCGTGCTGCCGTTGAAGAATTTGCAGTACGACTCCACGCCGCTCTCTTCCAGTCCGAGTTCCAGAAGGGACTTTTTGACACCCTCCAACCCGATCTTATCGTATTTATCCAAAATGATGAAAATGACGCTGTGCTTTTCTTCGGGGAAACCGCAAAACGACGCCATGGCTTTTAAAATCCTTCTGTCGTTGACGCGCACCTTGCTGCCGCCCAGCCCCAATTCGTAGAGCATATTCGCGGTAGCGGTGATCAATTCCATTTCGGCGAGGTTGGTGGCGTCGCCCAAAATATCGATATCGCACTGCGTAAACTGGCGGTAGCGCCCTTTTTGCGGACTGTCCGCGCGCCAGACGGGCCCTGTTTGCAGAGCCTTGAAAGGGTTTGGAAGATCGTTGCTGTTATTCGCGTAAAAGCGCGCCAGCGGAACAGTCAGATCGTATCTTAATCCGCAGTCGCACAGATCGTCGAAATTTTCCGACTTCTGCAATTTTTCGCCGCGTTTTAAAATTTTGAAGATCAACTGTTCGTTTTCGCCGCCCTGCTTGCTCGTCAGATTTTCGATATGCTCGACGGCAGGCGTTTCTATCTGCGTAAAGCCGTATTTTTTATAGGTGCTCTTGATCTTACCCAGCGCGTATTCGCGTAACTCCATGTCGCGCGGCGTCTGTTCGGGCATTCCGCGCACGGGCGTCTTGACAAAACTCATTTTCGTTCACTCCGTCGTTTAACCAATCATTGATATTCAATATATCATATCGGGGAATTTTTGTCAAATAAAACGGGGATACGGCAACAGACGCTCCGCGCCTCTTTTTCGGACAGCCGCGAAAAATCGGGCACGTTCGTCAGCGTTTTGCCGTCTACGGTACAGCGGACGCATTCTTGCGTTGCCCCGCAGGGCTCGACGAGCAGAAGATCGCCGTAAAAGTACAGACCGTTTTCCGTATGTACGTCGATCTCGAAGGAAAGTTTGCCCGTTCCCTCCGCGAGCGCCCAATCGCCCTCGCGCGTGATCCGCACGCCCTCGGCGCGGATATTCTGCACATACGAAGGCAGATACAGATATAATTTGCGCCCGCCCGTTTCCACCTCTTCGAGCGCGATCTCCCGTTTATAAAAGAGATCGCCCGCAACGCGGATACGCGCGTTATCGGAAATGTATTCAAAATCGTCGTAAAAGAGAACGCGTACGGCGTCCCGCTCTTCGCGCACGAAATGCGAGCCGAGTTCATAAAGCCCCTCGGACAGGCGGAGCGTACAGCAAAGATACGCCTCGAACGTATCGTTATAGGGTTTTACAAAAGGGAAATCCTTTGTCGCGCAGAGGTCGCACCCCGCGCCGCCGTTGCCGCGCTGGCTCATGCGCAGCGCGTTATAATAAACGCGGTAGGCGCAGGCGAGATATTCATCCTTGCCCGTGCAGGCGTGCAGTTTCAGAGCGAGTATGAGCGAATCGACGATGGCGCAAGGCTCCGTCCAGGTATCTTCCCTTCCGTACCAATTAAAGTTGGCGTAGGTGAGCGTCATGCCCTGTTCTCTGTAAAATCCGAATTCGCGGACAGCCTGTTGTAAACAGCGATCGTCTTTCGTACATTCATACAGACGCAGAATGCCGCGCGCCGCCGAAAGAGAAGCGTGCGTCTGCGTGCGCAGGGCGAGTTTGTCGATTTCAAGAAAGCGGCGCAGCATGACGTTCAGAAGTTCTCTGAGCGCCGCGTCGCGCGTAATTTCGTAGACGGCTGAAATACCGTCCATCGCGATGAAGGCGCAGCCCGTGTCGGAAGAAAGTTTCCAACCGTTTAAAACGTCGAGCGTATGACCGAACACGCCCCCCTCTTCGCTTTTTTCTCTTTCAATGGGATAGCGTTCGAAAAACTCGGTGAGTTTTGCCAGATAGTTGCGCGCGATCGTGCGAATACGGCAAAGCGACTTTTCGTCTTTGGTCGCCTTATAGTATTCGGTGAGCCCGCGAAGATACCAACTGTTGCCCGAAAGTTGCTGTTCGAGCGCGACTTTGCCGTCGAACAGAGGACCGAAATAGCCGTCGCGGTTGCAATGTCCGTCCAGCCCGTCCGCCAATGCGCGCAGCGAAGCGGGTTCGGTTCCCGTCGCCTTCCATAAAGAAACGAGCGCGAGCAAAGTTCTGCCCTCGAAATCGCCGTGCCAGTCGTACTCCGCGGGGCGGAACACGTTTGGCGCGCAGTACAGCGGCTCGCCCACTCTCGCCGCGTTCAGCCGCAGTCTTCTTCCCAATTCTCCCTGAAACCGTATCATCGCTTTTTCCTTTATTTATGATATGCCTTTGATTATAACATAAGTTTCGGAAAAAAACCACATTTTGGATCAATGTGTAAAATCAATTTTCCCCTGCCACTCGGTAAGGTTTTGCGGCGACGACGTTCGTCCCCTCCCCGTCCACGTCGGCAAGGATCACCGTCCCGATCTCCGTGTCGGAATCCACGTAGGCGGCGCGGATTTTTTCCATGACGAGAAAAATATTCGATTTCAACACTTCGCGGTCGGTCTTGACGGGCACGCGCCCGAACTTTGCCCGCACGGTGCTCGTAACCGTGCGCCGCGGCGAGATCATTTCCGAAAGCGCGTACGCCTTGCCCTTGGGACAGAAATTTCCCGAAACGCTCCACGCGCCGTTCTCCCCCTCCACGTGCAGAGCGCAGCCGCGCGGACATTCGATACAGACAAAATCTTTTCCCATGTCAACCCTCCCTTACCACGGAAATTTCCACATTCTCCGCGCCGTCGAAGAGCGCGGGCGGCAGCGAAACGTGCTCCATTTCTCCCGGCGCCACGGCGATGCGGCGGAATTCTTTCACCGTATCCCCCGCGCGCACGATAATTTTGGCATTCGGGAACGCCGAACGCACGCGGAAATACAACTTCTGCGCGTCTTTTTCGCCGCGGCATAATTTTTGCGGCAGGACGTATGAAACGTTTTCGCCCGCACGCGTCGGCACGTAACTTTTTTGCGTATGCCCGCCCAAAAGATATTTCGCAGCCGCTCTGCCCGCGATCTCCGCCTCTTCGGATACGAAATCGACCAGATCGTGCACGTGCAGCACGTTGCCGCAGGCGAATATTCCCTCGATCTCGGTCTCGCGGTCGCTGTCCACGAGCGCGCCGCGCGTCCCCGCGTGCAGGGAGATGCCCGCCTTTTTCGTCAGTTCGTTTTCGGGGATCAGCCCCACGGAAAAAAGAATGGTGTCGCAGTCGAAACGGATCTCCGTGCCCGCGATCGGAAGCCTGTTTTCGTCCACTTCGGCGACGAGCGCGCCGCTCACGCGATCGTCGCCCTCGATCTCCACGACGGTATGCCGCAAATACAGCGGGATCCCGAAATCGTCGAGGCACTGCGCGATGTTGCGTTTGAGTCCGCTCGAACAGGGCATGATCTCGACAACGCCGAGCACTTCCGCGCCTTCGAGCGTGAGCCTGCGCGCCATGATGAGACCTATGTCCCCCGAGCCGAGGATCAGGACGCGTTTCCCGGGCAGCAATCCGTAAATATTGACGAACTTTTGCGCGGTGCCCGCGCTGAACAGCCCCGCGGGGCGCGTGCCCGCGATGTTCAAGGCGCCCTTGCTGCGTTCGCGGCAGCCCATGGCGAGGATCACAGCCCCCGCCCGCACGGTGAAAACGCCCTTTCCGTTCATATACGTGACGGTTTTCTCGGAAGAGAGGTCGACGACGAATGCGCCCGTCAGTATCTCGATATTCCGCGCCCGCGCCTCGTCCAGAAAACGCTGTGCGTATTCGGGCCCCGTCATGTTCTCCCGAAAGCGCGTCAGCCCGAACCCGTTGTGGATACACTGTTTCAGAACGCCGCCCGCCTCTTCTTCGCGTTCCAGAACGAGAACGTCTTTTACGCCCGCGTCGTACGCCGCGACCGCCGCCGCAAGTCCCGCGGGGCCGCCGCCGATGATCACCAGATCCCGTTTCATAATTCTCCTCCCGTGATCACGAAGGAATTTTTGCCCTTTTTCGTGATCTCTTGCGCGCGGTATCCGTATTCTTGCATGAGCGTATTGAATACGGATGGCTGGCAGAATCCGCCCTGGCACCGTCCCATACCCGCGCGCGTGCGGAATTTCACGCCGTCCAGCGTGCGTGCGGGCGGGTTTTGTCTGAGCGCGTCCAAAATTTCGCCCAGCGTCACGTTTTCGCAGCGGCACACGACTTTTCCGTAATCGGGACGCCGCGCGATGATCTCGTTTTTTTCTTCTGCGGAAAGATCTTTGAAACGGTTTCTTTGCCGCATCGGATCGAAATTTTCGTTGCGCCTTGCATGGAATTTTTCCGCGCACAATGCCGCGACATATTCGCCGATCGCGGGCGCGGAAGTAAGCCCCGGCGATTCGATGCCCGCTACGTTGATAAGGTTTTCCGTTTCGTCGCTCTCCTCTATGATAAAATCGTGCCTGTCGCTGTACGCGCGCACGCCCGCGAACGACGAGATCGTTTCCCCGAAAGGAATGTTTTTCAGCATAGACGATGCCTTTTTCGTGATTTCATCGAACCCGTTGCGGCGGACGGACGTATCGAATTCCCCCTCCGCCGAGGTCGGTCCAATAAGCACGTTTCCGTCCGTCGTGGGCGTGACGAGAACGCCCTTGCCCGCCGCCGTCGGCACGGCGAACACCGTATGCCGCACGAATGGCGGCGCGATCTTATCCAATAATATGTATTCGCCCTTTCTCGCCCCGATGCGAAAGGAATCATCGCCGAACATCGCCGCGACTTTCGCCGCGTTCAGCCCCGCGCAGTTGACGACGCACCGCGCCTCCACGCGCTTATGATCGGAAGAGACGAGCGACCAGCCGCCGTCTGTTTTTTCCGCCGCGGCGACTTCGAAACCGCAGTAAAGGGACGCTCCGTTGTCCATCGCGTTGCCCATCGCGGCGATCGTCAGCTGAAAGGGACAGACGATCCCGCCCGTCGGCGCGTACAGCGCCGCGGCGACGCCGTCGCCCAAATGCGGTTCGAGAGCGAGCGCCCGCGCGCGGCCGATGACTTCCAGCCCCTTTACGCCGTTCTTTTCGCCGCGCTCTTTGAGTTGGGACAAGACGCCGACCCGATCCCGTTCCGCGAGCACGAGCGAGCCGTTGTTACGATAGCCGACGCCCAATTCTTCGCACACCTTGGGCATCAGTTTGTTTCCTGCCACGTTGAACTTCGCTTTCAGCGTGCCGTTTTCCGCGTCGTACCCCGCGTGCACGATGCCGCTGTTTGCCTTGCTCGCGCCCGCTGCCACGTCCTCCGCGCCCTCTAAAACGGCAACGGAAATCGCATATTTCCGCAGTTCCCGCGCGCAGAATGCGCCGATGACGCCGCCGCCGATGATCGCCACGTCCACCATTTCGTTCTCCTATCGGAATAAAAAGAGCCGACAAAACGGACAAACTTGTGTTTGTCTCCGTTTTGTCGGCTTCTCCATATCTCCGCCTGTATTGATTTCTCCTCGATTATACCTTGCTTTGCCGCATTTGTCAATGTATTTTTAAAAATTGCCGAAAAAAATCCCCGCACGATTCGCGCGGGGATCAAAAAATCAATTATTTTTTGCGGAAGAGAACGACGATTGCTCCCGCCACGAGGAGCGCGCCCAATGCGGACGCCGTCGCGGCGACGGCGGAACCGCATCCGCCCGACGCAGGTTCTTCCTTTTCCTCCGCCTTGACGGTGACCGTGCACGTTGCGGTCTTTCCGTTTTTGGTCGTGACCGTGATCGTAGCGGTGCCCGCTTTCACGGCGGTCACTTTTCCGTTTTCATCTACGGTAGCGACGCTTTCGTCGGAAGTCGTCCATTCGACCGCGTCATCCGCGCCCGACGGCGCGATCGTGGCGGTCAGCGTTTCGCTCGCGCCGACGGAAAGTTCAATCGCCGTCTTATTGAGCGTGACGGACGTCGCGGCCTCTTTGACGGTCAACGTAAACGTCGCAGTCTTGTCGCCGTCGAGCGCCTTCGCGGTGATGGTCGCCGTGCCCGCTTTGAGAGCGGTCACTTTCCCGTTTTCGTCTACGGTGGCGACGCTTTCGTCGGAGGAAGACCATTCGACCATTCTATTGGTCGCGCCTGCGGGCGCGATCGTCGCGACCAGCGTTTCCGTATCCCCGACGGCGAGCGTGCCTTCGGTCTTGTTCAACGTAATATCCGTCACAGACGTCGTGGACAGTTTCTGCGTCGCCGCGCTGTAAGTGAACACCATATCCTGTTCCACGTAATAGCCCGTGGGGAATACCATGCCCGCCTTGATGGTGATGACGTGATCCTCATCGAGCGCGATCAGCCCTGCGGGAATATAGATTTGCGCTTTGTTTTTGTTGTAGTGCAGCATGACGGCGGTCGATTTTGCCGCGTCGCCCTCGATGCCCGCCTGAATGGTGCGGATATCCTGTCCGTCTACCAAAATTTTGGTGAGAGCCGCCTCATACGCGCCCGAGGACACCGCTTTATCCACGCTCTCCACCGTTCTGCCCGTCGCATTGCTCAAAATCCATCTGGGCAGGCTGGCGTAGAAATTCGCGTTGCCCGCGCCCGCGTTGGTCTCGTCGCAGATATCTTCATAAAATTCAAACGTGATGCTCTTGTTCGTCGCGTCGCCGCCGATGCTCCAGTCGTTGCCGAGCGTCTTGAAATGCAAGACCTTATCGCCCTCTGCGGGAATGACGGGGCTGACGGTCGTGACCCAGTAATCGTACGTCGCATAGTAGGTGCGGGTATACGCCTCTTTGAGTTCCAGACCCGAGGGCGTCGTCATCACGTCGGCGGAGAAAGTCGTAAGATCCGCAAGCACTTCTTCGCCGTTCACTTCGGCACGGTCGTCGATGGTAAAGACGAGCGCGCTGCCCGTAGAATCGATGCGGATCGCGTCGACGGGCTGAGAAAGTTTATTTTCCAGCGTATTCGCGGCGTTGATCTCCGTGACCGTCTTGCCGCCGAATTTGATTTTGCCCGCAACGTCCGCATCCTTTTGCAGATCGTTCAGAACGTCGCCCGAGAACAAACTTTCAAACTTTAAAGTGAGTTGTTTGGAAGCATAATCTTTGAGGTTTTCCTCGATCGCGACGAGCGGTTCCAGACCGCTGATCTTGATCGCGCCGTCGGCAGGCAGGACCGCCCAGTTGCCGTCAAGAGCCATGATGACCTTGTAATCTTCCGCGAGGGTAGCGTCGATCTTGGGAGAATCCGCCACGCACACAGCGTCGCCCTCGCCCGCCTTTACAAATCCCATGCCGGCGAGGAATTCCACCGTATCTCCTTTCTTGAATTGATAACCCGAAGTATAGATCCAGAACATATTGGAGCGCTGATGGATCTGTACCTGCGACGCGGGATCGCTTTCCTCGGCCTCGCTGACCAATACACCGTTGACTTTGATATGATCGCCGATCCCCGTCACCTTATCCGCGCGCTGGCAGTTTGCCGATAACCCTTCGATGGAAAAGGTCACGGATAACTGGGAGCCGCCTTCTTTACCGTTTGCCGTTGCAACGAACGTCTTTTGTTCGCTTTCCGCGGCAAAGACGGCTGCAAAACTCATCGACAGAACGAGCATGACCGCAAGCGCGGCAAGCAGAACTTTTTTGAATCCTTTCATATTTCCTCCTGATGATTATTTATTTTGCGCCCGTCCGGAAACGGGCGCATTTTACACAGTTATTTTTTGCGACGCAGTGCGAACGCCGCGCCTGCAATCGCGAGCGCCGCCGCGGGGAGCGAGATCGCTGCGGCTACGCCGCCGCAGCCCTTTCCGCCGCCGTTCCCTTGATCGCCGTCCCCGTCGTCGGGTTTGCCGCCCTCGTCGGGAAGTTTATCCACGATATTGACGTAAAACACGTCGGTGTACGTTTCCCCGTAAATATCGACGGTATAGACGGTGAATTTCAGTTCGCCGTAATCTTTACCGCTCAAAAACTTTTCGCCTGAAATCACGATCGTGCCGACCGTCGAATCCCCTTCGGGCGCAACGAAGGTGTAGCGCGAGGAAGAGAGCCCGCCGCCGTTCACTTTCTGGAACGTTCCGTTGTGGATATCCACTTTGATCTCCAGATCGGCGGTATCGCCTTTCTTGTAATAATAGGTTTCTTTTTCCACTTCGGGAGGTACGGTCGCCTCGCCCGCGTCGCGGACGAGTATATTAATCTGCTCGCTCCCTCCGTCGTTTTTGGCGAACAACGTGTTCTGACCCGCAGAGAAAGAGGCGAACGCGCCCGATTTCACCGTCAGTTTTTTCTCCGCAGCGTCATATTCGTACTGCGAGGCGTCGACCGCCTGCGTGCACGCGCCGTCGTAATAGAGCGCGAGCGCGCCGTTCGCATTTTCGTAATTTTCCAGTCCGACGACGACAGGATCGCTGCTGCCGACGAGATAGGAATAACTGTTTTCCGCATCGGTGATCTTAGGCGCGTTGACGCCCTTGACGACGACCTTGTTTTCCTTATTGGGATTGGCGGGCGTACCGATAAAGTGGAAATACGGATATACCTTGCCGCTCTTGAAATCCGAGCGCTTGGGCTGGATACTCTCGAAAAGAACGGTATTGTTATACGTCCATTTCGTGCCCTCTTCCCCGATCTCGATGACGATGGTATCGAGGTTGCTCCTGTCCTTATAGCCGCCCGCGCCCGCTCTCGTGACGTAAGCGACGGTGTTCTGTTCGATCTGCGGCTGCGCCATGCCCGAAACCGTCTGGAACATGACGCCGTAATCCGAGTTCATATTGTTCGAGCCGTACGATTTTTTCAGATCGCCGCGCGCGTGCTCCCCGTCCTGTTCCAGATAATACACCATTCTGTCGAGATTGCCGTAGGGCGTCTCGCCGAGAGCGATCGCCCACCAGACCGCCATGGTGTTGACGATCTCGTACTGCGCTTCGATCACGATGGGTTTGGTCACGTCGAATCCCTTCACGTTGACGAGATTTTCGCGCACGCGCGCCTCGGAGCCGTTATACTGCCCCATTCTGCCGTCCTTGATGTCGTAGACGGTCGTGCCGTCCGCATTTTCCGTCACTTTCGTTGCGCCCAGCGTGCCCCATTCGTCATGGTAGATAAAGGAAGTCAGATCTTTGTCGGACACGCCGATGATCTCGTATTTGTGCGACGACGCGGCGTTTTTGGAAGAAACGGTCAGCGTTGCGGCGGAAAGATCCAGCGACGCGTACTTAGCCACGGGCACAGCCGTCAGATCGTCGAACGATACGTATAAAAAGTCTCCTTCCTTGCGGATCTGCATGGAATGGATCTGCGAATGTACGTTGACGTAGGTTTCGAACGATTCCGCATAGTCGCGCTTTTCGCCGTCGAGATAGGTCACTTCAACGAGCATTTTCGCCTTGGCGATCGCGCGCCCGTCGTTGTTCGCGTACATGGCGTACACCTTGACTTCCACGCCCTTGCCGTTCTGCAAAGCGGTGAACTTCAGATAATCGGTGTCGTTTAAAAACGCCGTCGGTTCGTTGTTTTCCACGTGCAGAGGGAAATACGATTCGTCCATAAAGGCGACGGATACTTTCGCGCCTTTGACGAAATCCACCTCCTGCGCGTACGTGACGCCGTGTTCTTCGCCCGTCGCGTTGGTGACGAGCGTGCCGCCCAGTTCGCCCGCAGCGACAGTCACGCCGTCGCCGCTCCAATCGGGCTCTGCGGCGTACGCCGACAGGGCGAGCCCCGTCAGGCAGGATACGAGAAGGACGACGGATAAAATCGTCAGTAACAATTTTCTTTTCATAGATTCCTCCGAACTGTTATTTGCCGCGATAGGCGTATTTCAGCCTGCCGACGGGCGCGACGTCGCCGCTCGTATAATAACTTTCGATATTTTCCGGTTGGGTGACGTTATCCGCGACTTTGAAGTTGATGCGGAATTCTCCTTGGATCCCCAGCGCCGCGCGGGGAATGCGAAATTGCATATATTTGCCGTTATACGTATATA from Candidatus Borkfalkia ceftriaxoniphila includes the following:
- a CDS encoding glycoside hydrolase family protein; the encoded protein is MIRFQGELGRRLRLNAARVGEPLYCAPNVFRPAEYDWHGDFEGRTLLALVSLWKATGTEPASLRALADGLDGHCNRDGYFGPLFDGKVALEQQLSGNSWYLRGLTEYYKATKDEKSLCRIRTIARNYLAKLTEFFERYPIEREKSEEGGVFGHTLDVLNGWKLSSDTGCAFIAMDGISAVYEITRDAALRELLNVMLRRFLEIDKLALRTQTHASLSAARGILRLYECTKDDRCLQQAVREFGFYREQGMTLTYANFNWYGREDTWTEPCAIVDSLILALKLHACTGKDEYLACAYRVYYNALRMSQRGNGGAGCDLCATKDFPFVKPYNDTFEAYLCCTLRLSEGLYELGSHFVREERDAVRVLFYDDFEYISDNARIRVAGDLFYKREIALEEVETGGRKLYLYLPSYVQNIRAEGVRITREGDWALAEGTGKLSFEIDVHTENGLYFYGDLLLVEPCGATQECVRCTVDGKTLTNVPDFSRLSEKEARSVCCRIPVLFDKNSPI
- the hisS gene encoding histidine--tRNA ligase, encoding MSFVKTPVRGMPEQTPRDMELREYALGKIKSTYKKYGFTQIETPAVEHIENLTSKQGGENEQLIFKILKRGEKLQKSENFDDLCDCGLRYDLTVPLARFYANNSNDLPNPFKALQTGPVWRADSPQKGRYRQFTQCDIDILGDATNLAEMELITATANMLYELGLGGSKVRVNDRRILKAMASFCGFPEEKHSVIFIILDKYDKIGLEGVKKSLLELGLEESGVESYCKFFNGSTDLFSCRDYFRDEWANVVPENVISNLEDIIATSRDILSGKGQVVFDPTLVRGMSYYTGPIFEIELSSYKLSVAGGGRYDEMIGKYSGGSTPACGFSIGFERIIDIMKNNETPIGAGDEEKIAYLITREAPLEKKREVLQKAAALREAGVCVLVSMRNKNFYAQKDKLRLYGYTKFVDVYPDTRL
- a CDS encoding V-type ATP synthase subunit I; protein product: MSVVKMSKFSLTGLASEKDALLDALHRTQRVELSDWEEENAPSSELQSRVSRVRKGIAFVSDRIAESKKQEYFPENTEGLKDDILLSYDDFMQISGREAELTAAMEKAETLEKELSALRAERVKAKNLIEQLSAYREVNERFSDFSDTKCTRCFFGLIDEAAIPKLEENLAESPAALTIYSRGKPSAVCVVAHNDCAEEIAALLNGLSFSKCAFTFPETAAEKIEELAAQTKSFDAREEALKSDACALAPYLKDWKIFSDYLSLQLEKAEAYDSFFKTASTFTLHGYVPREECDFVRAAIDAVTPAAVTEFTEPTEEDTPPTLLKNRGPAKSAEFVTNMYSAPDYREYDPNGVVFWFFMIFFGLIMADIGYGILLFAGGFLLSARLKIDNGFKKLTKIMMYGGLFTIVFGALFGSLFGFSLYTFLPDPSSGNRTDVLTILLGCLALGLFQITVGYALKAVNDLRDGRVLDALCDAFTWILFNVGLFFAVFNFLTEYFEIPVADNVHAFFETMTLPGVVMLGVGLLGAMLTAGRKEKILGKFTKGFGALYGVINLLSDVLSYARLFGLMLSGMIIAQQFNGIGLDLIAGGAIGYVFGPLVMLVGHAFNIAMGVLGAYIHDCRLQYIEFFSKFYTGEGKLFTPIGSRVQYIHIQQ
- a CDS encoding NAD(P)/FAD-dependent oxidoreductase, producing the protein MVDVAIIGGGVIGAFCARELRKYAISVAVLEGAEDVAAGASKANSGIVHAGYDAENGTLKAKFNVAGNKLMPKVCEELGVGYRNNGSLVLAERDRVGVLSQLKERGEKNGVKGLEVIGRARALALEPHLGDGVAAALYAPTGGIVCPFQLTIAAMGNAMDNGASLYCGFEVAAAEKTDGGWSLVSSDHKRVEARCVVNCAGLNAAKVAAMFGDDSFRIGARKGEYILLDKIAPPFVRHTVFAVPTAAGKGVLVTPTTDGNVLIGPTSAEGEFDTSVRRNGFDEITKKASSMLKNIPFGETISSFAGVRAYSDRHDFIIEESDETENLINVAGIESPGLTSAPAIGEYVAALCAEKFHARRNENFDPMRQRNRFKDLSAEEKNEIIARRPDYGKVVCRCENVTLGEILDALRQNPPARTLDGVKFRTRAGMGRCQGGFCQPSVFNTLMQEYGYRAQEITKKGKNSFVITGGEL
- a CDS encoding NAD(P)/FAD-dependent oxidoreductase, whose protein sequence is MKRDLVIIGGGPAGLAAAVAAYDAGVKDVLVLEREEEAGGVLKQCIHNGFGLTRFRENMTGPEYAQRFLDEARARNIEILTGAFVVDLSSEKTVTYMNGKGVFTVRAGAVILAMGCRERSKGALNIAGTRPAGLFSAGTAQKFVNIYGLLPGKRVLILGSGDIGLIMARRLTLEGAEVLGVVEIMPCSSGLKRNIAQCLDDFGIPLYLRHTVVEIEGDDRVSGALVAEVDENRLPIAGTEIRFDCDTILFSVGLIPENELTKKAGISLHAGTRGALVDSDRETEIEGIFACGNVLHVHDLVDFVSEEAEIAGRAAAKYLLGGHTQKSYVPTRAGENVSYVLPQKLCRGEKDAQKLYFRVRSAFPNAKIIVRAGDTVKEFRRIAVAPGEMEHVSLPPALFDGAENVEISVVREG
- a CDS encoding DUF1667 domain-containing protein, whose amino-acid sequence is MGKDFVCIECPRGCALHVEGENGAWSVSGNFCPKGKAYALSEMISPRRTVTSTVRAKFGRVPVKTDREVLKSNIFLVMEKIRAAYVDSDTEIGTVILADVDGEGTNVVAAKPYRVAGEN